From the genome of Primulina eburnea isolate SZY01 chromosome 12, ASM2296580v1, whole genome shotgun sequence, one region includes:
- the LOC140808009 gene encoding uncharacterized protein, with amino-acid sequence MGGCASKPKDLDSKEAPAPVEAPAPAEAPVAAETPAAPAEVEGAVPVENKDGNQKKEEPLVDLSEPAPEALNEETAATEAVAVEEKKEEATEEASPKTEN; translated from the exons ATGGGAGGCTGCGCGAGCAAACCTAAAGACTTAGATAGCAAGGAGGCACCCGCCCCAGTTGAAGCACCTGCCCCGGCTGAGGCCCCAGTTGCTGCTGAGACCCCGGCTGCCCCCGCTGAGGTCGAGGGCGCTGTTCCAGTG GAGAACAAAGATGGAAATCAAAAAAAGGAAGAACCTTTGGTAGATCTATCTGAACCAGCTCCAGAAGCCCTCAACGAGGAGACAGCGGCAACCGAGGCTGTCGCCGTGGAGGAAAAGAAAGAGGAAGCAACTGAGGAAGCTTCCCCAAAAACTGAGAACTAA